The following nucleotide sequence is from Triticum dicoccoides isolate Atlit2015 ecotype Zavitan chromosome 7B, WEW_v2.0, whole genome shotgun sequence.
GACATTGTGGTGACTCATTAGAAAAAGATTGAACGTTTTGTTTCATGAAAGGTGATTGTTTAGTATAGTTCTCGGGGTTGTCTTAGGTGACATTGGGGATCTACTTTAGATTAGAATGACAAACTTAAAGGTGTGCATAGTCTAACATCCAAAAAAAACTCCAAAATTTGGAatgttaataataataatatattattcaatgaattgctatgatttttaGGGGAAATCAAAACTTTTTGAagagtgaattgctatgatttttagggaaaattaaaaaaaatttgaATCTTTCTTTAAACCATTTCAAACCTTGTTATAAAAGTTGGATAATGTTCTATCCAATAAAGAAAAGCTTGGTTGAATAGTTTATTATAGTTCAGAAGGAATTCCTTTAATTTTGACTCTTTTCAAATATTTTGAAACCACACTcaaaactatgatgtgtgaatGAAATTAGTTTCTCAAATATGGTGGGAGCAGGAGAGTGTCCGGAACCATCAAGGAACCGGAGGACACCTCCTCTCTCCTGCCTTCCTGATGTCGCCTATTTGCCGCTGACCCTTGGAGATAGGGGATCTCGGGGAGAGGAGCGGCGAGGCATGGGCAAGAGTGGGAGCCTAGAATGTGTGATTCAgtagaaaactcatatgcacgtgtggaatgataaacggtaaaacTTGATTCCTAATCTCGCCTCCAAGACTAGCTCAAGGTGTTGTTTGTGATCATGTTTTCTGGTTCTTAGGATATCTTAAGTGTAATGATAGTTCTAAAACAACTTTGAGAATATGACATTCAAAGAACGATCATATTGGATCGACCCAAACTTGTCTGTTATAATTTGAGATACAATCGTCACAAGTCAAGTGTTATAACATGAAGAGTTAAGGTGTgatttagttccttagaccatgaaagtTTTGTATTCACTTCTTATTATAcgatggactttggggttgctcaaacgtcatatgtaacacggtgatcataatgacaactaACTGGTTCATCAAAAAGTTTGACAAGGggctagatagctcaagagtgggattttctcctccgTCGATggtagatattcttagggccctctcagtgTCACGACATCCATCATCGtatggccagacacaggtgacatCCATCATCGTATGGCTAGGACATGCCaacaagaaagaaaaacaaaactgGTAACGAGGAGATCGATGTAGTGAGCATGagaatgactcaagaggataccgatatATTTTGCCTCGGGTTTTGTAAGTATCACGAGAAAAGGGAATagaacatgataaccaaaggttcactcgagtaTCATTCGTTTATTCAAGGGACCAATACAGATATCCACGGTTTCGCTGTTAGTCATTGAACAAaaggggttttgttcatgtctatgttttaccgaacctacagggtcacaagtTCAAGGGAATCACGTTCTGCTAAGTGTTAGTGGAGCAAGAGTTATGAGAACATATTTATGAAATAGTTTCATTGATATTCaaaatagtttcgagaggaaccGGAAGCGTTTCAGAGTTACCAGAAGGATTTCAGAGTTTACCGGGTAATATCGGGAATTGATTTATAGGTGGAAATTATTTCGAGGACTTAAATGTAAATTATAAAGGGCTCTAATATAGTTAGGAGGCCCCTGGAATTTATTCATAGTCAACGGGCTAAAGAAAATAAGAAAATTCCTATtaggggagagttaatgggccctaaggcccattagTGGAGGCGCCCTAGGGGGATGCCGAATTGGGGAGGTGGAGTTGGACTCCACCAGCCGCTAGGCCAGCGCAAGGGGAGGGAAACCCTCCCCAAGTCGGCCACCCTCCCTTTCCCTTCAACCTATATATACTAAAGGATGTTTGGCCTTTGGAGACAcacgttttggagcctcctctagttctagtTGATCCAACTTGAGCTAGATCTAAGCATCTCTTTTCCTCATAATTAGAAGTCTAGTGTGGTTCTAATATTCTTTCTCTAGTTCTCTCGCGGCGATTAGCTCTGAACGACGAAATACTGCTGGGTCGTGAAGACCATACGCTTGCTAACTGTGGAGAGGCCGTGCTTTTAGTCTTTCGTTCGAGCGATCGTTCGTGAACGGTTTGAGGAACTTCAAGTATGATCTACACCAACTCATCTTATTTCGTTGCAACTCGGAGTTGGTAATAGTCTGATCTAAACTGTTattgcatcttcatagtgttcctggtTGATCGTAgacgaatttttttgttttctactatgttttccAATGGTGGTATCAGAGTCAATACGCGCGACACTTATCACTTGAGTTATTTTATGAGGCCTTATTAAATGATAAAATAAAAATGGTTGTGTGTATCGCTCGATGTAGAGGCCCGGTAATCCTTCTTTATGAAAAAAGAAAAATATATCTCTTAGTATACTTGAATGCAATTTTGTAACGACAACTAGTTCATTGTCAAAGCTTGATTGTAAATATGACGGTATATATGACTAATGGAGTATGGTAGCGTGATTCCGGTGGGCAGCTTGTACGCCATTGTTGTCATTGGTCTGAGTATAATCGAAACTGGTCATATCAGgtttacaaatttgaaaaaagttattAAGACTTATAAAAATGTCCATGAATTAAAAAACACAAGAATTTTTTTAAATTGCTACTTATTTGATAAAATGGTCATGGAttcaaaaagattcacaaattctaaAATAGTTCATGAACTAAAAAAACTTCATAAATTAGAAAAAAATTCATGAGTTTTGAAAAAGTGCATGAATTAAAAAATaaaagacaaaaagaaaaaaatgagagaaagaagtagaagaaggaaaaaagaaaaaagaaatggtCAGTAGAAAATCGAAAAAACGGCTTCACAAAACAGAAAAAACACTGTGAATCTCATCGAATAAAACCATAATCCCCCTCTAGCGAGCGCTACTGGGCCGCTTGAGTAATGCTACACACACGGGGGATTTATGGGCTAATCAAAGGCTAATGGTTGTGGTTTTAGTTAATTAGGACGAGACCCACCAGTTAAATTCACAGATGGCCAATTAGATTAGCGCATGTTCTTCAGCCCGTGAAGTCTGCTGAAACATGCCCGTGAGTCTAGTATTATCGCGGCTGCCCGGTTCCCGCGCAGTGCTCCTCGCCAGCGCCTTATGCGCCGCAAGAGGAAACCAGCGCCCACGTGCCTGGCTAAGTGGGACGGCCCATGAACGAGCCGACGAGCTCGTACGACGCCTGCTTCCCCAGCTATCCCGCTTGATCGTTTCGTTTACTCCAAAGATTGTGAGTTGCGAGTTGTACTGTAGCGGGCGCATAAGGCGCCAAATAGGATTTAGCGGGGATTCGTCTGTAGTGCTTGGTACGGGCGACACGGGAGCTCCTATATAGGCGCGGTACGCGCTGGGAGGAGCGGCAGCACATACCCTCGCTCACCCAGCCCACCCGTTTGGGGTGGCCCATGTCCGAGCGCTCTGTTTTTTATTTCAATTTTTTCTTTTATCTTTTTAAATTTCTGTTTTTAATTTAAATAATTATGGATTACAAAAATTTCCATTTTTAAAAAAATGTGTGTTTTGAACAAAAAAAAGAAATCTTCAAATGTTTGCAGATTCAAAAAAATcttgatttaaaaaaatcatgaattcataAAATGTTCAGAATTCGTTCAGGGTTTAAGAGAATGTTCAcgaatttaaaaaaatattcatgatttcaatAAATGTTCACTATTTGAAAAACAAAgtttgcaaattcaaaaaatgttcacggttGAAGAGAATGCACacgaatttaaaaaaaaatccctaCATTGAAAAATCgtttgaatttcaaaaaatgttcacgaatttgtaaACAAATATGTCCACTATTTCAAAAACAAGTCACGATTTAAAAAATCATAAATTTTAAAAATCTTCATGgtttcaaaaaaatattcatgatttcaaaaaaatgttgatGAGTTTGAAATATGTTTGCTAATTGAAAAAAAAGAAATTAAATATGAAAACaggaaaaaataagaaagaaaaccaaaaggaaatagaaaacaggaaaaaaCGGTTCAGAGAAGGTTCTTGAACCTTCCCAAAACCGGTGGGGAAGAAATCCGTGAATGAGCCGGCCCAAAAGGAGGATCGAAAGGCTGGAGGGGCACGCGCGAAATTAGGGTACGCCGGGCGACACAGAGAGCATCCCACAGGAAATTACGCTCATGGGCTAGCCCAACTACGGGTGTTCGGTGCATGAACTTGATTCAGCTCACATAACATAGCAACAGAAAAAAAGCTCACATGACACAGTACACCAGACCAGATCTTGATTCTTATGCTTTGCTACAGCTCCATCCAGGACTTCATCAATCAGCACTAGGTACAGTCACAAACACTCGTCTCTAGCCTACAGGGCGCAAGATCCATGGCACCTTGCCCTTACCTTATGGTACACTCAGGAATCAGACCAGAAGAATCCTTGACAACTCCACATGCAGGAATGTTGCTGCGAGAGCTTACAAATTAAACTAGTACAAAAATCAGGCACAAACTGCTGTCTATTGAGATGAGAAGAATCTGATAATGTCCAACAGTTCGTCTACATAAATCTATAAGACATCAAAGATGAGCTTAAAGAACaacaaagaagaaagaaaggaaatgCGTCGAATTGACGCGGAGCCAAGAATGCTGGGAACCAAAACTTTACACTGGTTGCACACTGGGTTTAGTGGCGCAGTTGGAGACCAAGGTACCCCAAAGAACAGCATTATGTATGTACCAGACTAAGGTCTTCCTCCAGATGCTATGAATAGACCACGCCAACTGTCTCCTCCTCGAAGCGCTTGATATCACCCGCCAAACGCTTCATGTTATCGTCGTAGACGTACGGTACCTCCTCAAACATTACCTTGCTGCCATTGGTGGGTTTCGGCACAAACTCCCGGCAAGGCTCCTCCATGACATTGATCGAGTTATGATAATGGTAGTATCTAATCAAGCTTTCGGTTTTGTGGGTCGTCCTCCCGTACACATTTTGAGACATGTGCACACCAGTGGAGTATGCATTCCTTGCTCGAATGGCGTATTTGCGATCCCGCCTGACTCCGGTGATCGAATTACGGAAAACAAGTTTTTCAAACCCCCACTGCCTGAAGACCAATCACATATAAATGTGTTAGTATGAGAAAGTCTGCTAGACAGATCGCGCACGTGCACGCTTTCGCATGCACAAAGTGAATATGCAGAAATAAATTAAAAGAGTGATGCACCTACTTTTGGCTTATCAAATGGAGACCATAATCCTAACTCACACACTAAAAACAGCCAGTGCCAGTTGTGTTTCATTCATTCACGTTATCGTGAGATAAAATATTCACATAAGCTGAGTAGGTCATGTAAATATCTAGGTTCTTAACAATTATTACAGCAACAACACTCAGGTTGCACACAGAGTAGCATTGGTACAAAATTATAGGCCCCTCCTAGTGAAGCAACAAACTGATGGCCAAAGCATGATTGAGTTTATTAGCGTCTGATATCAACACAAGCTTTTTAACTAGCATGGAATAGAGCATCAGCAATCCGAAAGAAGTCTAGAAGAAACCCTATTATGCAAAGATTTCTTGTGAGGTTCAATTAGAACAGAAATAGTGGCAAACACTTTTTCTTGAGTTAACTACTAAAACAATGTGTTGTTGgcaactacttcctccgttccaaaatagatgacccaactttgtactaactttagtacaaagttgggtcatctattttggaacggagggagtactcagaAATGGACAAAGCTGCAgcttaattcatgataaaagaaATCATCATCGCTGATGAACAATATCACTTTCTGCTCTGAACATGCCATGGCCAGATGGAGGACGAACTAATTGACGAATAGTTGCTTTCTCATGGAGAACTATGCTCTGAACAAAGCTGCAGCTTAATCGCAGGATGCTGGTTTCACTGATGTAATACTCGCCGCTGATTGACTCTCATTGCCATGAGTGTGCAACCATTCATCAACTATTTGCTTAAAGATTTACACTTGTTTCTTTTCGGAACAAAAAAACACTTGTTTATGTAGTGACTCTACCCCGAAACAAAAGATGCACAATTTTAGGTTCACTGTCAGAAAACAAAAGAGTAACTTAGGAAAGTAGCCCCAAGCTGGCCAGCAGTATTTGATGTAGGGCTGAGCTAAATTCAGAAAATCCCGCAATGGACCAAGGTCAAACTGCCTTCAACTTAGTAAGGAAAGGAACAAAACAGTCGCACTGCCCAAAATCAACCTAACGCATAGGCTAGTGTGACTCACAACCTAGGTTCTTGAAGCATGTGTGctgataaaaacacaaatggacagTGACTGGAGCTACATTGCAAGTTCTGCGGACACTCACTGGATTCCAGGAACGTTATGCGGTAAACAAGGATATCTTGCCCCGATTGCAGTATTGTATTGCACGAATCTTTGTTGGATTTCAACGGGAATATCAACAGGCATAAACAATTGCAGCAACAGTTAACAAAGATAGATGGAGAAGGTAGAGGCCTAGAGTAGGGAAGAAAGCAAACCTCGAGTAGCCCTTGGTCGGATCCTCCACGCAGAGCTTGCTGGACATGGGGTTCTGCTCAATGGTGAACTGCGTGTACCGCTCGAGCTGGCCGAGCACCTCCTCCAGCGACCGCCCGTCGGGGAGGTAGATGTACTCGTCGACGTCGAAGAAGAAGGTCCAGTTCGCCGCGTGGCGGTGCCGGTGGAGGCAGTCGTTCACCACCATGAACTGGTTGTAGTAGTACCCGTCGTACTCTGCTTGCGCCCTGATGTCCTGGAGAGTGACCCGGCCGGCCCTCACCCACGGATCCAGAACCGCCTTGACCGCCGGGCTGACGCCGCCGGCGTCATGGAGAACAAAGTGCGACCTTGGGCCGAAAAAATGCGCGTGGTAGGCCAACCACTCCCGCATCCGCGGGGCGCTGATGTTGCCGTAGAGCGAGGAGCCGCAGTAGAGGTACTCGTAGGGGAACGGCGGCTGGAAGCGGGACCCGTCGTACGACCCCGGCGCCTCCTCGAGCGCGACGAAGCGCTCGTACCGGCGGGAGGAGGTGGAATAATAGGCGTGGACGAGGAGCTTTCCCCCGCGGTTGCCGGCGTTGGGGTTGGTCGGGAACGTGCAGTTGACGACGACGGTGGTGTAGACGCGGCCGTAACCCCAGTCGGGCAGCATCTTGTACGCCTTGGTCCGGACGGGCCTCGGCGGCGGGCCGCCGGCCGGGTCCGGGTTGGGGAGCCACTCGCACTTGAAGTAAGGGGTGCTGAAGACGTGCGCCGGCTTGGACGCCAGCCCCACGATGGCGAATGTGCGCGGCCCGCCCCGGTACGCGCCCATCTGGACAAACAGCGCCGCCGCGCTGCCGTACGGCCGGAGCTCCCGCTTGTTGGGGTCCCGTGGCCTGGATGGCAAGGTTGGCGCCTTTGTCGCGCTGGCGGCAGTGGTCGGTGCGGCTCTGTCGGCTGTGGAGTTGAAGAAGGATactgcggtggtggtggtggtggcggcggtggcggcggtagaTGGGGGAGGGATGAGGGGACAGGAGGAGCGGGTGATGGCGAGGATTGGCTGGTACGGGTGGAACTGCCAGAGCGCCATGATGAGGGCGAAGAGCACCAGGGAGGCGCCGAAGGATTTGATGTCGAGGCAGGAGATGCCGAACGCGCCACCGCCAATGCCGCCGCCAGCGTCTTTCCTCACGGCGGCGGGCTTCATCGGTGGAGCGGTTGTGTGCCCGAGGCCACGCGCTCTGGCTCGATCTGCTCTGCTTTTCGAGTGAAGTGTGCGGAGCGGTCAGTGGAGCAGGAGTGTTGCCACAGCTTTTTCCTCGTTTCTTGGGAGCAGCTTGATCTATGGAAGGAAATGCTGAAGCAGCCAAGCTGGGAAGGGGGCAGGCAGATCGATGGGCTGTGCGAGATGATGGGGGGAGTGGAGGGGGGGATGGGGGAAGAGGAGAAATCGGCGGAAGAATCGGGGAAGAAGAGTGAGAGGGTGNNNNNNNNNNNNNNNNNNNNNNNNNNNNNNNNNNNNNNNNNNNNNNNNNNNNNNNNNNNNNNNNNNNNNNNNNNNNNNNNNNNNNNNNNNNNNNNNNNNNNNNNNNNNNNNNNNNNNNNNNNNNNNNNNNNNNNNNNNNNNNNNNNNNNNNNNNNNNNNNNNNNNNNNNNNNNNNNNNNNNNNNNNNNNNNNNNNNNNNNNNNNNNNNNNNNNNNNNNNNNNNNNNNNNNNNNNNNNNNNNNNNNNNNNNNNNNNNNNNNNNNNNNNNNNNNNNNNNNNNNNNNNNNNNNNNNNNNNNNNNNNNNNNNNNNNNNNNNNNNNNNNNNNNNNNNNNNNNNNNNNNNNNNNNNNNNNNNNNNNNNNNNNNNNNNNNNNNNNNNNNNNNNNNNNNNNNNNNNNNNNNNNNNNNNNNNNNNNNNNNNNNNNNNNNNNNNNNNNNNNNNNNNNNNNNNNNNNNNNNNNNNNNNNNNNNNNNNNNNNNNNNNNNNNNNNNNNNNNNNNNNNNNNNNNNNNNNNNNNNNNNNNNNNNNNNNNNNNNNNNNNNNNNNNNNNNNNNNNNNNNNNNNNNNNNNNNNNNNCTGCTCTGCTTTTCGAGTGAAGTGTGCGGAGCGGTCAGTGGAGCAGGAGTGTTGCCACAGCTTTTTCCTCGTTTCTTGGGAGCAGCTTGATCTATGGAAGGAAATGCTGAAGCAGCCAAGCTGGGAAGGGGGCAGGCAGATCGATGGGCTGTGCGAGATGATGGGGGgagtggagtgggggatgggggaaGAGGAGAAATCGGCGGAAGAATCGGGGAAGAAGAGTGAGAGGGTGGTGAGGCTGTGTGGCTATGTGGGTATGGGATTGATTCCTCTCTCCCTTCCCTTTGGACTTTGGGGCTTTGTGGGTGTGGGACTGGCACTGTAGCCGGTGGGTGGCCTTGTGGGGTTCTACGGACAAAACCAAACAGTGAGCTCTTTTTTCCGACAAAGGATAACatttatttactactccctccgtgtcCCGTAAGACGTTTACTGATAAAATGGAGCATCAAGCATGAGGATACGGACATTATAAGCATATAGCCTCCACAACGCCATACGGACAACGGTGTTCTTCAACAACAACGCCTTCAAAAAAGAAGCGACACTGATGCCTTTAATAATATAATGACGCAAGAAAAGTGTTGTCGATATAATCAACTCAGATTCGATAGCACCACCTCGAAGTCACACCTTCGTCGTCGCCACCACTTTTCCATGATCAAAGGAGCTGCATGCAATGTGCGACTGCTATCGCTCCATAATCATCCCTCTGTGTCAAGACTTTGACCATAGTTTACATCTTATCGTCGATGTCAACCACCAGACATAAAAAGATAACCCTCTTCGAAGACCTTTGGTGACCACCCTTGTCATTGAGATTTAGGAGGTCGTTGTAGTATAGTCTACAGTCACCATCATTCGATCGAGCGGGGTTGGATCACCACAATCATCGTCGTGCAT
It contains:
- the LOC119338321 gene encoding galactan beta-1,4-galactosyltransferase GALS1-like, coding for MKPAAVRKDAGGGIGGGAFGISCLDIKSFGASLVLFALIMALWQFHPYQPILAITRSSCPLIPPPSTAATAATTTTTAVSFFNSTADRAAPTTAASATKAPTLPSRPRDPNKRELRPYGSAAALFVQMGAYRGGPRTFAIVGLASKPAHVFSTPYFKCEWLPNPDPAGGPPPRPVRTKAYKMLPDWGYGRVYTTVVVNCTFPTNPNAGNRGGKLLVHAYYSTSSRRYERFVALEEAPGSYDGSRFQPPFPYEYLYCGSSLYGNISAPRMREWLAYHAHFFGPRSHFVLHDAGGVSPAVKAVLDPWVRAGRVTLQDIRAQAEYDGYYYNQFMVVNDCLHRHRHAANWTFFFDVDEYIYLPDGRSLEEVLGQLERYTQFTIEQNPMSSKLCVEDPTKGYSRQWGFEKLVFRNSITGVRRDRKYAIRARNAYSTGVHMSQNVYGRTTHKTESLIRYYHYHNSINVMEEPCREFVPKPTNGSKVMFEEVPYVYDDNMKRLAGDIKRFEEETVGVVYS